In Eupeodes corollae chromosome 3, idEupCoro1.1, whole genome shotgun sequence, a single genomic region encodes these proteins:
- the LOC129949811 gene encoding major facilitator superfamily domain-containing protein 1 isoform X1, whose amino-acid sequence MPRSNDRVPIVENDELSEGVQAVSPSVAVAAQRDNELDPAPSGCGASMCCNPSSGLHRFIALIFMCLLGFGSYFCYDSPGALQDVFKQELNLTSTEFNFLYSIYSWPNVVLCFIGGYLIDRVFGIRLGTIIYLFILVIGQLVFSFGGLLDTYWLMVLGRFVFGIGAESLAVAQNNYAVLWFKGKELNMVFGLQLSFARIGSAVNFLVMEPLYKHVTDFYHGPTAVGVVLLLAGITCVISFICALILGGMDKRAERILGRNNNPTGEVVKLSDVFTFKTSFWLVSVICVAYYVAIFPFIAMGKVFFKDKYGFTPAQANTVDSMVYLVAAVASPVFGFIIDLTGRNVSWVFLSTVFAIFSHSLMAFTNMSPYYPMLILGFSYSLLAASLWPLIALIIPEYQLGTAYGFCQSVQNLGLAVVLIVSGIIVDMSGGKYIWVQLFFIGWLTISLIATCAVWGYDRKIKGNLNMSPRERINYNSKIGHEGNRARNADDVYSSDQEPLLDN is encoded by the exons atgccgCGAAGTAACGATCGCGTACCCATTGTGGAGAACGATGAACTATCAGAAGGAGTTCAAGCAGTTAGCCCTTCAGTGGCTGTTGCGGCACAGCGAGACAATGAATTGGATCCTGCACCCTCAGGATGTGGAGCATCGATGTGCTGTAATCCATCTAGCGGATTACACCGGTTTATTGCGCTGATATTTATGTGCCTCTTAGGCTTCG gatcATACTTTTGTTACGACAGCCCGGGTGCCCTACAAGATGTCTTCAAGCAAGAGCTCAACCTTACATCCACAGAATTCAACTTTTTGTATTCCATCTATTCATGGCCAAATGTGGTTCTATGTTTCATTGGAGGATACCTAATCGATCGTGTGTTTGGAATTCGTTTGGGAACAATAATCTACTTATTCATCCTCGTAATTGGTCAACTGGTATTCTCATTTGGTGGTCTTTTGGACACCTATTGGTTGATGGTTCTGGGACGATTTGTTTTCGGCATTGGAGCTGAATCTCTAGCAGTCGCACAAAACAACTATGCGGTCTTGTGGTTCAAAGGAAAGGAACTTAATATGGTGTTTGGTCTGCAATTGTCTTTTGCTCGTATTGGCAGTGCTGTTAATTTCCTGGTCATGGAGCCTTTGTACAAACATGTAACTGATTTCTATCATGGACCAACAGCTGTTGGTGTTGTATTGCTTTTGGCCGGAATTACTTGCGTTATATCCTTCATATGTGCACTTATCTtag GTGGCATGGATAAACGAGCCGAAAGGATTTTGGGTAGAAATAACAATCCCACAGGAGAAGTGGTCAAACTTTCCGATGTTTTCACATTTAAGACATCCTTCTGGTTGGTGTCTGTTATTTGTGTTGCATATTATGTCGCTATATTCCCCTTCATTGCAATGGGAAA AGTGTTCTTCAAAGATAAATATGGATTTACTCCTGCGCAAGCAAACACCGTCGATTCGATGGTTTATTTGGTAGCAGCTGTAGCCAGTCCAGTATTTGGTTTTATTATCGACTTAACTGGTCGTAATGTCTCCTGGGTGTTCCTGTCGACTGTTTTTGCCATATTTTCGCACTCGCTTATGGCATTTACCAATATGTCTCCATACTATCCAATGTTAATACTAGGTTTTTCCTATTCCCTGTTAGCAGCAAGCTTATGGCCACTTATCGCTCTCATCATTCCTGAATATCAACTTGGTACAGCCTATGGATT cTGTCAATCTGTTCAGAACCTCGGCTTGGCTGTTGTCTTGATTGTGTCGGGCATTATTGTCGACATGAGTGGTGGGAAGTATATTTGGGTTCAACTATTTTTCATTGGATGGCTAACAA tttCTCTGATAGCCACTTGTGCTGTTTGGGGATATGATAGAAAAATTAAGGGCAACCTAAATATGTCACCGAGAGAAAGAATCAATTACAATag taaaattggtCATGAAGGGAATCGTGCGCGAAACGCAGACGATGTCTATAGTAGTGACCAGGAACCGCTCCTGGATAATTAA
- the LOC129949811 gene encoding major facilitator superfamily domain-containing protein 1 isoform X2 codes for MPRSNDRVPIVENDELSEGVQAVSPSVAVAAQRDNELDPAPSGCGASMCCNPSSGLHRFIALIFMCLLGFGSYFCYDSPGALQDVFKQELNLTSTEFNFLYSIYSWPNVVLCFIGGYLIDRVFGIRLGTIIYLFILVIGQLVFSFGGLLDTYWLMVLGRFVFGIGAESLAVAQNNYAVLWFKGKELNMVFGLQLSFARIGSAVNFLVMEPLYKHVTDFYHGPTAVGVVLLLAGITCVISFICALILGGMDKRAERILGRNNNPTGEVVKLSDVFTFKTSFWLVSVICVAYYVAIFPFIAMGKVFFKDKYGFTPAQANTVDSMVYLVAAVASPVFGFIIDLTGRNVSWVFLSTVFAIFSHSLMAFTNMSPYYPMLILGFSYSLLAASLWPLIALIIPEYQLGTAYGFCQSVQNLGLAVVLIVSGIIVDMSGGKYIWVQLFFIGWLTISLIATCAVWGYDRKIKGNLNMSPRERINYNRLN; via the exons atgccgCGAAGTAACGATCGCGTACCCATTGTGGAGAACGATGAACTATCAGAAGGAGTTCAAGCAGTTAGCCCTTCAGTGGCTGTTGCGGCACAGCGAGACAATGAATTGGATCCTGCACCCTCAGGATGTGGAGCATCGATGTGCTGTAATCCATCTAGCGGATTACACCGGTTTATTGCGCTGATATTTATGTGCCTCTTAGGCTTCG gatcATACTTTTGTTACGACAGCCCGGGTGCCCTACAAGATGTCTTCAAGCAAGAGCTCAACCTTACATCCACAGAATTCAACTTTTTGTATTCCATCTATTCATGGCCAAATGTGGTTCTATGTTTCATTGGAGGATACCTAATCGATCGTGTGTTTGGAATTCGTTTGGGAACAATAATCTACTTATTCATCCTCGTAATTGGTCAACTGGTATTCTCATTTGGTGGTCTTTTGGACACCTATTGGTTGATGGTTCTGGGACGATTTGTTTTCGGCATTGGAGCTGAATCTCTAGCAGTCGCACAAAACAACTATGCGGTCTTGTGGTTCAAAGGAAAGGAACTTAATATGGTGTTTGGTCTGCAATTGTCTTTTGCTCGTATTGGCAGTGCTGTTAATTTCCTGGTCATGGAGCCTTTGTACAAACATGTAACTGATTTCTATCATGGACCAACAGCTGTTGGTGTTGTATTGCTTTTGGCCGGAATTACTTGCGTTATATCCTTCATATGTGCACTTATCTtag GTGGCATGGATAAACGAGCCGAAAGGATTTTGGGTAGAAATAACAATCCCACAGGAGAAGTGGTCAAACTTTCCGATGTTTTCACATTTAAGACATCCTTCTGGTTGGTGTCTGTTATTTGTGTTGCATATTATGTCGCTATATTCCCCTTCATTGCAATGGGAAA AGTGTTCTTCAAAGATAAATATGGATTTACTCCTGCGCAAGCAAACACCGTCGATTCGATGGTTTATTTGGTAGCAGCTGTAGCCAGTCCAGTATTTGGTTTTATTATCGACTTAACTGGTCGTAATGTCTCCTGGGTGTTCCTGTCGACTGTTTTTGCCATATTTTCGCACTCGCTTATGGCATTTACCAATATGTCTCCATACTATCCAATGTTAATACTAGGTTTTTCCTATTCCCTGTTAGCAGCAAGCTTATGGCCACTTATCGCTCTCATCATTCCTGAATATCAACTTGGTACAGCCTATGGATT cTGTCAATCTGTTCAGAACCTCGGCTTGGCTGTTGTCTTGATTGTGTCGGGCATTATTGTCGACATGAGTGGTGGGAAGTATATTTGGGTTCAACTATTTTTCATTGGATGGCTAACAA tttCTCTGATAGCCACTTGTGCTGTTTGGGGATATGATAGAAAAATTAAGGGCAACCTAAATATGTCACCGAGAGAAAGAATCAATTACAATaggttaaattaa
- the LOC129949626 gene encoding uncharacterized protein LOC129949626 produces the protein MPTEFSVENVNDYFTKLNPIAMKISFDIDETKSAYGHIWEKLNTNEHNEIINETLMKPEISLRYFDNFSITTTASSLSLSSMVTPSQNEEPAKRPASQPNHHYLDTRRYYDFDGRNLSTFSDQKVGLKLVHDETFGTFRDGHSMPFSYKTKSQINLKLFADEGADLMRSSQIKSTGISEALQKPLPKKSDEPKVCTTAADSEVLQISAEALKKLQTELASNLLNRNKSESTPENTTNITQGLKSFDNIDAKYQRFYDDSKDSEIDNLPVSSNNEMNLRKLIAKNGKSIATKFHHSKYGYNDTTDDDDEFERVNLMMNCCSLSAGGMTTSSSSAPSEDDEKTLCEDLKGLLENDGLRKGFDFLNNW, from the coding sequence ATGCCGACAGAATTCTCAGTGGAAAATGTCAATGATTACTTCACCAAATTGAACCCCATTGCCATGAAAATATCCTTTGACATTGATGAAACTAAATCGGCTTATGGACACATTTGGGAGAAGTTAAATACCAACGAACACAATGAAATAATCAATGAAACTTTAATGAAACCTGAGATCTCCCTGAGGTACTTTGATAATTTCTCTATTACCACAACCGCATCTTCTCTGTCACTCTCATCAATGGTAACTCCCAGTCAAAATGAGGAGCCCGCAAAACGCCCCGCAAGTCAACCTAATCATCATTATCTAGACACAAGAAGGTACTATGACTTTGATGGTCGGAATTTGTCGACTTTTTCCGATCAGAAAGTGGGGCTTAAGCTTGTTCACGACGAGACGTTTGGAACATTCCGAGATGGTCATTCGATGCCGTTTAGCTACAAGACAAAATCCCAGATCAATCTTAAGTTGTTCGCCGATGAGGGAGCTGATTTGATGCGCTCGTCTCAGATTAAGTCGACTGGGATTTCGGAGGCTCTTCAAAAGCCACTTCCAAAGAAATCTGACGAACCTAAAGTGTGCACAACCGCCGCCGATTCAGAAGTGCTTCAAATATCTGCTGAGGCGTTAAAGAAACTCCAAACGGAACTAGCATCGAATCTCTTAAATCGCAACAAAAGCGAGAGCACCCCCGAGAACACCACCAACATCACCCAGGGCCTTAAATCCTTCGACAACATAGACGCAAAATATCAACGTTTCTATGATGACTCAAAGGATTCTGAAATCGACAATCTACCAGTGTCTAGTAACAACGAGATGAACCTTCGTAAATTAATAGCGAAGAATGGTAAATCCATTGCCACGAAATTCCATCATTCAAAATATGGCTACAACGATACAACAGACGACGATGACGAATTCGAGAGAGTCAATCTAATGATGAATTGTTGTAGTCTATCTGCAGGCGGTATGACCACTTCATCATCTTCTGCCCCGTCCGAAGATGACGAGAAGACCCTCTGCGAGGACTTAAAGGGTCTACTAGAGAACGATGGTCTGCGAAAgggatttgattttttaaacaactgGTAA